The region TTTGATTGGTGTTGCTGTAGATCTTTTGACTACCCTTTTTTGTCTGCCTGATAAATCTTAAGTTcaagatttgtttttcttatcCGTAGTCTAAATGTAGTATTGATCAAAAGTATACCATTGCATGCATGTTCTGATTTCGTTCTGTTTAGTCCGTACTCAATGTCAAAGGTTATAGATTGCAGTGGGATAAAAGTCAACCTTGCCTTGGATATAGTGCAGACTTTTTACACTATAAAGAAATGGGCAGCCTTGTCTGTACTTTTGAATTCATGGCGAAGTGCATTATAAGCTACTTTAGGGCCGATACTATTATATTTTGCGGGACACCCACGCCGCTGTTGGTTTTGAGCTCGTTTTTGAACGCTTTTGAGATTCCTTTGATTCCTACAATTCATAAGATCATAAAACATTGAACCGAGCTATAGCTAGTGGTGGGtgtaacatatattttgttcagAAGACTGCTTCGATCAGtcgaatacatgtatgtacagtacatgcatattGAGAAGTGAGGCGTAGCCTAAATCGAATTTTCTGGGTATAGAAACAATTGCCTAGGTCTGTTCGTGAGAAAAATGCTATAAAGAGCATTTTCATATCACCAAGATAACACCATCATGTACGTGGCTATATGCATTTCAGATAATCGTGTATATCATACGTGGCAGTCGATACGTTAATCGTGTCGCTAATGTATACTTTGAATAGTGGGGGTCATTTGAGAGGGCCTGAAGATCTCTAGATATGTCGGAAAACGTTTGAGACGGTCAAtttaaatgcaaatagggacaccatcATGGCGGCCAGCACCTGCCTGATTCactgataaagaaattgaaaacgTTCTATGTGTTTCCTGACCTCCCCGTTTTAGCATGacacccaaacatctgcttggagatagcaCGCATCTTGTCCGTGACATCTCCTAatttaccccctcccccaaatgaAAACTTGGTGCGTTCAGATAAGATAGCAGAACGTTTATAACAGCTATTAGCCAACATTTACTTGTCAGATTTGATTGGGGCGCTCCTATTTCTCGACTCATTACTCGAGCTCCGCACGGCGTATCTAATCATTGGCGTTACCAAAAGCTTTACACATCACGGTTTCTCCTGATGACTGGTGGTTTTCTCCATGTGTTAACGTCATACCATTTCCTCACTTAAACTTACGTTTAGTCTACGTAGGTATATATCATCACCACATGTTGGCCATTAAACGTCAACTCTCCTAATTCCGACAGGTACCTAAGACCGGCATATAACAAAAACAGTGTTATTGAGGCCTTCGCTAAGTGTTTTGAAcgcctggatatctgaagtgtgcataacTCAGGAATCTCTGATGCTGCATGAGTAGATGTGTTTATTACTagtaccttcgccaagaaggttatgttttcagttacgcCATGCATGGTGGAGAGGCTGTGGTCTGAGTCTGCTGTGGTCTGAGTCTGTATAGTATGTTAaaaacataactcgagaaaccgtGGATGGATCCTCcagattttggtaggtaagtagcggttgtgggaacggaggtcaagttcgaaaatggtacACCTGGCGTTTCCCTTCGGCACTGCAGCGGGCTACTGTGAGGCACATGACGGAATTATGAGAGATGGCGTTaatgtgatgatgattatgatgtttGAAATGTCCTCATTATAAGATTTTTGGTATAGTAAAATTTTTGAATataaaaaacagaaaatctgctgcagtatcatgcAAAGTCGCCGAGGGAGAgggcacatactagtacatgtaatctACTCATGCagttcttcattttgccaacacctacaaacatcataaagatccatccacaacatCTCCACGGTTATGCAGTCCACAGACAAACAGTCCCGATGGATCATGGCGAAGGTAAACAAGAGCATCTTATGATATTCGAAAACCGGAATACAGCACCCTCATGCATACAAAAGTCTAAAATGAAGACAAGCTAGACATTTTGTTCAAATTTAAACTCCAAGTGAAAGACAAAGATACTGCAAATTAAAGACGCAAGATACAAGTCAGGCTTTTTTTGCAATTGGCTTAATTTACAATATACGACTATGTTAGCGAGATCCAATGATAGAATGTTGAAATACTCTCCATAGTGAAAGTAGCCTAAGTAAGATCATAAAGAACATCCTGTTTTCTTTTTCGTCCGTTAGTTCATCTTATTCCGTCCAATATCAGATTCTACACTCCCCCCTTTTATTTCGTCATTTTACTGGGGAGATCGTGTTTTTCAAATGAAGTTTATACATGCGGAAAATGTTATCTGGTGTGGTTGCTTCTTGAAGAAATGTTCTGATGAAACAATATCTTTAAATCATGATTTTTCGAAAATATCAGATCTATAGCCTAGTTTTTCATTTCTATTGTTTACAACCTCTTCCCCTGTATGTTCCCGTTTTTTTAGCTCGTCAATGGACTATTTGGCATGAAAATTGTATCCTAGAGGGGGGTAGTGACAAATGGTATTACAGCTATCATGTGCTTGTAAAAAATCCCCTGCGTTGCCACATTGTCTCTTACCGGGCTTAGCGATAATCCATCCTTAAGATAAAAAATGTCTTAGTATGAAGAATGAATGGACAAAGCTTTAGTTGTAATAAATCGGAGAAATTACCTTCAAGACGTTTAGGAGTTCAGGTCGGCTGAGGACACCGTTGTTATCAATGTCGTACATACTAAAGGCCCACCGGAGCCTCTGAGCAGTCGTCCCGCGAAGAAGTGCGCTCATGCCCCGTAAGAACTCCGGAAAATCCACCTGCCCGTTCCCATCTTGGTCGAACGTACGGAAAATTTGCCTCGCCAGCGAAACTTTTTCCTCGTCGTTGACAGATTCGAAGAAAGCGCAGTAGAAAGTCACGAACTTGTCTTCGGAGAGCAAACCGTCTGGACAGTCTTTGAGAAACAGGCTCTGCCACTGCCGAACCTCCTTTtcgttgaaatttgtttttctggCCAGCTGGGCGATCATCCTCCTCGAATGTTTTCTTCCTCTGGTGGCGATGGGGCGTCCTTTCTCGCCACCGCAGGTTAGACAAGACAGCACCTTGCccatcccttcccttccctGTCCGTACGCCGAACTGCACCTCACGTCGTGCCCGAGCTAGTTCTAGGACCTTCTAGTTCAAGTCGTCTTTCCCTCTTAGCCTAACCGAGCACGTTGAAAACTGCTATTACTAAGGTGTAATTAAACATGGTCGTTTGATTAACTATATACCTGACGGGACGGTACAAAAATGTACGTCAAGTATAATTAAGGGGAGGCTGGTTTGACAAAATGATCCTCGCATTCATTTTTGACACACATCTTCTAAGCGCAATAGAACAACAGTAACTATCTCCCACTGACTTGATCTTATGGATGAAATCGAGAGGCGCGCAACAACTTTCAATTTCGTCCGTTtggcttttaaaaaaaaagcctcTTCCTGAGAATGACAAACTAAGATGTGTTTGACACACTAACTGAAACGGAAAAACAAGACTACCACAGGATTTATTGTTTGCCATACATATGTACCATATGTTATACATAATGTTCATATTCGATCATTTAGATTTGAAAATTCggacatcttttttttctcctttgctttctttttttccttttccccCCTTTTTTTGCACAATCGCATCAGTTTCGGGGCCGGGATGCCCAGctgaggacgtcatccataaatcAAGTCAGTACGGTATAAATACAGACCTCATTATCATTGTGCCCATAAGAAAGGCTATTTTCTGCAAATTCATCGAAACACATACGCGTCCTTTTAATGTGAAATTAAGCCCTACCAGGGACCAAAAGGACCATCTCTGAAACTTCCCACAGAGGCGGCGATGGTTCAGCGACCAAAACTCTCACGAAAAGTTCAACTGGATTTCATTGACAAAGGGGTGTAGCTTCTaacatttgtgtgttttgtcgtctttcaaatcaaatcaaatcaaatcaaatcaaatcaaatcaaacaaggAATCGAATAGATcccatacctccgtgaaatagtttttgtgaatttcttgttcaattaattattgtgaatttctcactAATTCTGTCTCTGGATTTTTTCTGTCTTCCTATTGGACTTTAGACCTAGCTGGGTCAAAACAGTCTTCCCATATTCTACAAGTCTCAAGctacaccattttaatttcccCCACCACTAAAAAGTTTTCAGCTGGAACACActtacaaacaaacttataacaatacctccgtttccATAATTTTACCTCATGGCCATATGGGTCATACACAATTCATAACGTCACAGGCAATACAAATGATGATGAGGTCATACAAATCCACCCGCTTGGGGCATCCTACCATGGACACACTCTCAAAGGCCTGTTAACGGTCAAGATAGGCCACAAGATAAATGACATTGATAGCCCATCCCATGTAGTATCTCCTCGCCATACGATAAAGCCGCGACGTTAATTTAATTTCCTCCGTATGTCATGAGGACCAATCAGCGTATCAGAGCTACCGACCGACCCCGTCACGACGAATCGTGCGCCAAATTAGATGATGGTTATCAGACGTCGTGTCAAACACTTCAAACTGTATCTTTTGTCCAAGTCGATCGATTTAATGTGCATTTGGACTCGTCTTGAGTGATGACCTTGGAATTTCACCCTCTGGGTATCCTTCTTATGAGGCTAGATAGATAAGAACTTGTCGGTTTTGCACTAGCCTCGAAAGCAGATTTTACATGGGTGGCTTTTCAAAGCTACTCTTTGTTTTTAGTACTTTTACAGTAACTGAAATGTTGGAGGCTGTCAGAACACGACTGCCACCAGAAACTGTACATTATCATAAATATTGAAGATCATTGAACAAGTACACaaaaagtctcaaacaaaatcggcccctgtatttacaaaaaaagctgctagggagctCAAACCTACGTTACTTCTTCACCagtcctaaagctacctaccaTGTTCGGCATAAGATATCGAAACCGGacgtcctgctgcagtaccatgggaagCCGTCAGGGGCCCATATGTCTAAATCAACCCATTGTTTAGTTTAGTTTGCGCTTTGTCAttttactgtactacagaattgtttcaactacgAGCTTCATACACCCGGCCCCGAAAACAGCATTTTCCTTCCTACCGAGCAATGATGGAGTCACCGCGaaagtaaatgcatttgcaCTCGGCATCAATGACTGGATGaacgaagacctttattgtaaatTCTTACATAACTGCGATGAGTACCTGTcataccaaatacatgtaaacaaaggaATTGAAACAAATTGAAACACACATATGCAGGTTACACTGGCTTCTTCTTGCCTCTCAAAGGTAATGGTGAAATATATGTCTGAAATGAAGGAATTTGAATCTACTTTCTATATGACTAGCTAAATAGTACATTTCTATCATAAGCATAGTTACAATCTACGATGAAGCGCATTCATATTTTACCGTACTTGAGGCACATAATTTCACAAATTCGTTACTCTAGAGTGGTTATGGCTGCCTAATTCAATTAGTAGTTTGTGGCGACTGATTAATAACTTTTCACTGGCGGCAAGATATCCATCTACCCCTACATGTTCTCGAAAACCATTCCCCCATCCAACGTTATGTCGCCCCGCAACCTTTTGTGATTACGTAACCGACTTCCAATCCAAGGTCACCTTCGGCTGGAAAAAAACCTGCGTAGCGCCAACCACCGATAATGTATCACGTGACCTATTATAGAGCATTATACCGGGCTTACGCATTTTGgcaaacaaaatatatatacatgtactgtggaaTTCGTCATGGCATTAACGGATTATGATATATGAGATATCATTACAATATTTTTGCCCGGTTGGAAACTGATATGAGGCACGGGATATCAAATATACGGCCGACTTTTAAATTATGTACGATAACAATTTGCGCATATTGATTCTTGTGTATACCAACTTCATATACTGCCCctcgtatttttttctaaaagcgGAAAACATAAAATGCAAATTCATATGAAAAATCATAATAAAAAATATAGAATATCTCTAGATAACGCTACACAATATTAATTACAAAAAGTCTCTTCGGCTGTTATTTTTTTCTCGTATTCACTGCACATTGTGAAAAAGGCTTGAGTAAATGACAAACCGTCAGTTGGGGTGAATTAATCCTAATTTCTAGTCTGGCAGGATGTTCTTTGTTAGCGTACCATTGGCCCCGGGCGGGGCTTTTTAATTCGCTCTCCAAACAGAAGTTAGGCTGCGGATTGTTTTGGATGCCtttctaggcgtttttatcgggctttctattttcccAGGTTTGCCTGgcggacaaaaataaaacctgacaaaataaaaGCACTTTTTCTTACTAAGAAGACGTCAAAAATATTAAAGTCGGAGAGaagcttcttctttttttatttgccgCACCCTTGCACTACTGCTAAAGTTCGCTGTGGGGCGCTCGTTGTTAGTTGAGAAGTGCCCGGATGAGGCAGGTGAAGGCACCACACAAACAGGCCACTGAGAGAGACACAAAGCAAAAACACATTTCCTCATCTTATCTATGCGGCACGTCctttaaaaaacacacacaacacaagcTCCTGAGAAGACGTTCGGGCCTGCACGCGGGAGGAGTTTGTTTGTAAAGAATCGCAGCAATCGATCAGTTTGACAGGTTTGATTGAGTCATTTGATCGTCATTTTTAGGACGGACTGAAGACTGGGAAGTGCGGATCTCTCTTTGCTAACCCACAAATGGCGAGCGTGCAGCTCAACCACGATTCTTCATGGGACTCCCTCGGCTCCCTCCCCGCCGAGAAACAAGACTGTCTGGCGCTCAGATACGCCGAGAGAAAGGCGGACGATGCTGTGGTGCTGGTGAACGGGGATCAGGCGGAGGAAGGGCCGGGGACGGAGACGGTGACCACGGCCGGGATCTCTACTGTCACTCCCAGCGGCGAGGACAGCCTGGTATGTCAGAAATGCGGGGCGAAATCTCGCCGACATTCCTCTCAAATATACAACCCACAGGGCGATTATAACCCCCAAATTTAGCCAGGAGACGTAAAATTGTGCTAGGAACGTATATCTGAGGAAACGTAAGCCTGAAAGTCGTGTTTAagcgtgtttctgtgtgtgtttgtgtaggtGAGTTTTGATGTCGTCTGCCCTGTATGGTTGAATGATTAATTTGCAAATGTCAGACCACAGTTTGGTCATCGTCCCTTTTCATGCACAGATGTTTGTAGTGGCCAAAGGTTGGGTTTGAACAGCGGAAAAATGGCTGTATGCTATAGTTTTTATGTCCCTACGAAGGTTTTGTTGTGTAATTCTGACGCTTGTGTTTTCCCCGGGGTACCCCCGAGGGACAGGCGGCTGACTCGCCCCGCCTGCCCGCCGGCATTCCCGTAACCCCTTCTGCTGATTGAAGGGACCCCGACAACGTTTCCCACTAACCCATTTCCCGTTACTCAGAGAAAATATAGTCCAGATCTCTCCTAGCGTGGTTCTAACTCGTCCCAACTGTCCGTTGTTTACTCAAAATGGCCAGGAATGTGGCTTGGGACCTGAAGCATGACTACACGGGCTAGTGTTTATCAAAAGTCACGAAGTTCACAGTCGGTTATCACTTAGCAAACACACTTTAAGTACAGGTTATTTGTGTGAACATTGCCGTGTTGTAAAAACCTTGGATTGGAAGAGTTCTAGTcctcaaaacaaacacaaaccatTCTGTAGCATACACAGGAGATAAGGGTGTTCAccagtgttgttgtttacttatTATCATagccttgttgttgtttacatgatATCATTCCCAACTGTAATAATAGATCAGCTGTCAGGTTTGGTGTTTCTGTGATTAGATTTAAATCTCGGCCAATCACTGGGTCTTACACAGTAACGAGATTAGGTATTATACCTCTATTGTTTGACACCAGCCAACAGAAAGGTGACGATAATCAAATCAGATATTGTTGAAGAGTTGCATTGACTTTAATGTGGGGCCACGTTTTCGTGAACCTAGCGTTCATATACGTTCAACGTAATTTTGAAGCTCCTTCGTAGGACGTTGTAATGGGTATAAAGCTAAAAGTTAACTATTCTTAAATTTCTACTCCTCAAAGGAATATCTTTTCcaatgtgcccccctcccccattgacagttttttgttgttgtaattaTTACATTTCACCCAGTTTCAATAAGAAATATTCAATGTTTTTCTTAAGTATTTGTGTCCTGCAAGGTTGGCATGTTGAAGTTAATCATGTTTGGAGTACTTCATTTTAATGACCTATTTATGAACTCCAAAGTCCGTTGTTGTTAGGACCCCCTTGTCACACATTAACTTCTCTTTGTCCAGAACTGTGGAACGTTAAAACACGTTTAAACAGCGTGAAGTTCTTTGCACTTATGCTTTGGCTTTGTGTGGCAATTATACATTGAAAGCTGGAGTGTTGGATTAGTGTTTTAGAGTCAGGGTTTTCAAGACTAGAGAGTTAGGTTTAGGTCACAATTATGCAAGTGGAAATTTTCCCTTCATAACATATCAGGTTTTCTAAAGTCGCTGGCGTTGGAGTTATGTTTGACGTTCTGATAAATTCTTCTCTGCGATGGAAGAAAAAATCTGAACGTGGTCAAATGGCGACATACCCGTTGTGTTTTTGACGACCAAGTCAAGTAATTTTATATACCGCCCCTTTGTGCGAAGCCTGTACAATAATTGACCCATGTCGACGGTTCTGGCAATAGGTAAATACAATAAGACATTCTGGGCTGTACCTGTCTGTGTTACATGGTACTAACAGGGCTAAATATACAAGGTGTGTAATatacacttttgtgcacccaaaattggagctgtgcacctaattttgtaATCTgagggtgcactggtgcacctatatattatTTGCGTTGTGTGTACTGTTACACACATAAAggcacatgtacaaatataagTGTACAGCATATTCCCAACATTTCAGTgtcagaaaaaagaagaaaaaaaaaacattgttgtaTAACAAGCATTTTGATGTTAGTTGCAAAAGTCGTCGTAAATTTTTAAAGCTCAAAACTGTGTTGTCAGGTTTTGCTTAGATTGtactttgttttatgttgtgtaACCAAAATCCTTTCCGTGCACCTAAATCTATATAGGTTATATATTACCGGTGTACCTAATCTAAAAGTGAATTTCGAGCCCAGTTCTAGTGGTGCGAAGTTGGCCGTCCCATGCCGTAAGACACTTGTGCTTGTCCTCAGCACCCTCCAATGACTGTTCACTGCACAATGAGTAACACTAGAGGGTAGGTAATAGAGAGGGTCATACAGTCTATACAACGTGACCCTTGGCCCTGGATTAGGTGTGTGTAATACTGGTGTGCCAGGGAAAGTGAGACCTCAGAAGGGCGGATTACGTTACCTACACCATTGCTTCTGCCCCTCTTTAATCAATAACCTCGTTGTTACATATCCTTCGTTGTATTGTCCGCCTTTCTGTTGGACATAATGTTGTATGGTGACCTCCTTGGTTTTGCTGTATCGTTTGGGTTTTTCCACTCAGGCGGAACTGTAGTTGACGCTGGATCCGTCCAATCAGGGAGAGTTGGAATGGATGTTTTAACCCCCCATTGGTTGTTCAACATAATTGTATCAACATACCACATAGGCCAGCTAATTAAGTTAATTGGATTTCTTATTGGATGTGTCACATGCATATGTGAACATGTCAAATGTTTTTAGTTCATGCATGCTTATTAAGTTAGATAACCAAggtgtattttgtgtgtgtgtgtcttgcaTATTTTGTTTCTTGAATTCGTAAAAAAAAGCAGGTTACTGTACATGCCAAAAGTGGTTCTGTTTTGGGTGCCATTTTTTTAGtgtctttgtttttcaacatgaatataaacaaAAGCTACATAATGAGTGTAATAGGATTCTTTGTTGGTTGTCTCACACGCATTTAGGAAGGTGTTAGATgttaatgttttttgtttgtcgtGTACTTGTAATGTAAGAAGAGGATTTCAGTTTGTGCAATTGGGGTATCTTTGTAATACTGTATACTATATAGAAAGCATGGTTGGAAAAAAAGGATCATTAGCAAGACTAGATGTCAAGGGTATGTCTGTTCAAAACCACTTGAgtttatacaatttttttttacaatttctaagGTCTTGCAAAAATAATTGCAAAGTTGAATGACAATTCAAAACCTTGTGATACCATTTTTAGTTTGAAGTGAACTTTTCAAAATTCTTTTAGCCGAAACTCGCAGTTGCTTATGTCACGGCACCTAAAAGGAAATGAATATAttatgacctcatttgcatga is a window of Branchiostoma lanceolatum isolate klBraLanc5 chromosome 8, klBraLanc5.hap2, whole genome shotgun sequence DNA encoding:
- the LOC136440654 gene encoding frequenin-1-like → MGKVLSCLTCGGEKGRPIATRGRKHSRRMIAQLARKTNFNEKEVRQWQSLFLKDCPDGLLSEDKFVTFYCAFFESVNDEEKVSLARQIFRTFDQDGNGQVDFPEFLRGMSALLRGTTAQRLRWAFSMYDIDNNGVLSRPELLNVLKLMYELQHPRRRHSEPAAVAGCSDSAGGPGSITHLEKLVDRLLSVLDDNNDGHVQMKEFVEGVRKNPQLLTFEDEEE